A single region of the Fenollaria sporofastidiosus genome encodes:
- the grpE gene encoding nucleotide exchange factor GrpE, with protein MKKDKSINEDMDNEKLINEEASEEKETSEDQDGLANEINDMQTKLVRLQADFQNYKKRVEKEKDDLVSIGVVSIANQILPVIDNFERALEHDSESGSFKEGMVLIYEGLKDALKAKGIVELKALGEDFNPDFHQAVSMGHNDEYKENQIIEVLQKGYEYNGKVIRHAMVIVNK; from the coding sequence ATGAAGAAAGATAAAAGTATTAATGAAGATATGGATAATGAAAAGCTTATAAATGAAGAAGCTAGCGAAGAAAAAGAGACTAGTGAAGATCAAGACGGCTTAGCAAATGAGATAAACGACATGCAAACAAAGCTTGTAAGACTACAAGCGGACTTTCAAAACTATAAAAAGAGAGTTGAGAAAGAGAAGGACGACCTTGTATCGATAGGCGTTGTTAGCATCGCAAATCAAATACTACCTGTCATTGATAACTTCGAGAGAGCCTTGGAGCATGACAGCGAGAGTGGTTCTTTTAAGGAAGGTATGGTACTTATCTATGAAGGACTTAAGGATGCTCTTAAAGCAAAGGGCATAGTTGAATTAAAGGCACTAGGCGAGGACTTCAATCCAGATTTTCATCAAGCGGTATCTATGGGCCACAACGATGAGTATAAAGAAAATCAAATCATAGAAGTATTACAAAAAGGTTATGAGTACAATGGCAAGGTTATTCGCCATGCCATGGTTATTGTAAATAAATAA
- a CDS encoding lipid II:glycine glycyltransferase FemX, with product MPILNLNDANEVKRYDDFLRKSQYSFLTQDRAWAKIKNNWSEDYVYLEKDGAIYATMSILSVKAVDDKYLLYANRGPVCDIYDKKTVLALVDEVKKLDKFKDAFLLRFDPAVLYDEKLLELYKGAELKLRTRGTDEHSFIQPRRNAIIDISKSEDDILRGFHSKTRYNIRLSYKKNVTTRISQSDEDLEIFFEETKVMAERNGITYRPKDYFKRLIDNYDAKIFLTDFEATPLSSAILIMYKDYAWYMYGASNNLHRNYMPNYQMQWEMIKYAKAHGAMRYDFGGIFKLDDEDGLYRFKRGFLNEEDFTEFIGEFDLVVDEEAYNKYLSK from the coding sequence ATGCCTATATTAAACTTAAATGATGCAAACGAAGTAAAAAGATACGACGACTTCCTTCGCAAGTCTCAGTACAGTTTCTTGACTCAGGACAGAGCGTGGGCGAAGATAAAAAATAATTGGTCCGAAGACTATGTCTACTTAGAAAAAGATGGAGCTATATACGCTACTATGAGTATACTATCTGTCAAGGCGGTAGATGATAAGTACTTATTATATGCGAACAGAGGACCAGTGTGCGATATATATGATAAGAAAACTGTTTTAGCTCTAGTTGATGAAGTGAAAAAATTAGACAAGTTCAAGGATGCCTTTTTATTAAGATTCGATCCAGCCGTTCTCTATGATGAGAAACTTCTTGAGCTATACAAGGGTGCAGAATTAAAACTAAGAACGAGAGGCACTGATGAGCATAGCTTCATACAGCCAAGAAGGAACGCCATCATCGATATAAGTAAGTCTGAGGATGATATACTGAGAGGCTTCCACTCAAAGACTCGCTACAACATTCGCCTAAGCTACAAGAAAAATGTTACGACTCGCATCTCACAAAGTGATGAGGACTTAGAGATATTCTTCGAAGAAACTAAGGTCATGGCTGAGCGTAACGGCATAACATATAGACCGAAGGACTACTTCAAAAGGCTCATCGATAATTACGATGCGAAGATTTTCTTAACAGACTTTGAAGCTACTCCTCTATCTAGCGCGATACTCATCATGTATAAGGACTACGCGTGGTATATGTACGGTGCATCAAACAATCTTCACAGAAACTATATGCCAAACTATCAAATGCAGTGGGAGATGATTAAGTATGCAAAGGCTCATGGCGCTATGCGCTACGACTTTGGCGGCATATTTAAGCTTGATGATGAAGATGGTCTATACAGATTCAAAAGAGGCTTCTTAAACGAAGAGGACTTCACTGAGTTTATAGGTGAGTTCGACTTAGTTGTAGACGAAGAAGCATATAATAAATATTTAAGTAAATAA
- the hrcA gene encoding heat-inducible transcriptional repressor HrcA: protein MMEGDQLDERKLKILKAIISSYNETGEPVGSRLVAKDESIGLSSATIRNEMQDLEEAGYLIKTHLSSGRVPSQKAYRLYVDMVLKQDFENLSSSEKKFFLDDIKDKSKNLDSMIGKMSKVLSSLTDFTSLAYIRKSGATKLKSLELLKVDDKKILAIFVYENFAIDKTLITLNEDINEEELQYFKDILNKNLAGKSIDSVDFDSLKYEKESLLKYRDILESVLEKFSQEDKANNMNSIFLEGINKILNYPEYADFDKAKELIELLEDKRGLLDLLESENLDKDLVIKIGNENDIDIFNNIALVLKNVNILDNEVTFGLIAPMRIDYKKVLSIFDDFHMDDLF from the coding sequence ATGATGGAAGGTGATCAATTGGATGAGAGAAAATTAAAGATTTTAAAAGCTATAATCAGCTCATACAATGAAACAGGTGAACCGGTTGGCTCGAGACTTGTTGCAAAAGACGAGTCCATTGGTCTTAGCTCGGCAACTATTCGTAACGAGATGCAAGACCTTGAGGAAGCGGGCTACTTAATCAAAACTCATCTTTCTAGTGGAAGGGTGCCATCACAAAAAGCGTATAGACTATACGTCGACATGGTGCTTAAGCAAGACTTTGAAAACTTATCTTCATCAGAGAAGAAATTTTTCTTAGATGATATAAAGGATAAGTCGAAGAACTTAGATAGTATGATAGGAAAGATGTCAAAAGTTTTATCAAGCTTAACAGACTTTACATCGCTAGCCTATATAAGAAAGAGCGGTGCTACAAAGCTTAAGAGCTTAGAGCTTTTAAAAGTCGACGATAAAAAAATACTTGCCATCTTTGTATATGAAAACTTTGCTATAGATAAGACACTGATAACACTTAATGAAGATATAAACGAAGAAGAGCTACAGTACTTTAAGGATATTTTAAATAAGAATTTAGCTGGTAAGTCGATTGACTCGGTTGATTTCGATTCTTTAAAATATGAAAAGGAAAGCCTTCTTAAGTATAGAGACATTCTAGAGAGTGTTTTGGAAAAGTTTTCACAAGAAGACAAGGCAAATAATATGAACAGCATATTCCTTGAAGGGATAAATAAGATTTTAAACTATCCAGAGTATGCAGACTTTGATAAGGCTAAAGAGCTTATAGAGCTTCTCGAAGATAAAAGAGGTCTACTAGATTTGCTTGAGAGTGAAAATTTGGATAAGGATCTTGTTATCAAGATAGGCAATGAAAATGATATAGATATCTTCAACAACATTGCCCTAGTTTTAAAGAACGTAAACATCTTAGATAATGAAGTTACTTTTGGATTAATAGCTCCAATGAGAATTGACTACAAAAAAGTTCTTTCTATATTTGATGATTTTCATATGGATGATTTATTTTAG
- the hemW gene encoding radical SAM family heme chaperone HemW, whose protein sequence is MNKLGIYIHIPFCERRCKYCDFTSSIFNQSRMKEYLEHLLLEIKNNKELLKDYVVDTIFIGGGTPSLLSVDELTRLVNGLAEAIILDETYEFTIETNPNSISEEKLQAYRELGINRISIGVQSFNDRLLRIIGRLHTGEEAREKIKLAKQYFDNLSLDFIFSLPTETLSDVIASIDAAKDLGANHVSLYSLILEEGTKLTSLVDSGVYRVNDQVTDRLIYRKAVSHLKELGYKQYEISNFAKDGYYSRHNYKYWSMDEYLGLGMAAHSLIKDKRFFNLDTFNEYFDDVKKNIYHDEEDLSKKDKISEYIIFKLRTNEGIIINEINKKYDIDFEDIYKEELTKAMNEKLLKKDGGRYFYTELGRDLANQVEILFV, encoded by the coding sequence ATGAATAAATTAGGAATATATATACATATTCCTTTCTGTGAAAGAAGATGTAAATATTGCGATTTTACATCTTCTATTTTTAATCAAAGCAGAATGAAGGAGTATCTAGAACATTTATTATTAGAGATAAAAAACAATAAGGAGCTCTTAAAGGATTACGTAGTCGACACTATATTTATAGGTGGAGGCACACCATCATTATTAAGCGTAGATGAATTAACTCGCCTTGTGAATGGCTTAGCTGAGGCTATAATCTTAGATGAGACTTACGAGTTTACCATAGAAACAAATCCAAACTCCATAAGTGAAGAAAAGTTACAAGCATATAGAGAGCTAGGCATTAATAGAATTTCTATAGGAGTACAAAGCTTTAACGATAGACTGCTTAGAATCATAGGCAGGCTGCACACAGGTGAGGAGGCGCGAGAGAAGATAAAATTAGCGAAACAATATTTTGACAATCTTAGTCTTGATTTTATATTCTCACTACCTACAGAGACTTTATCAGATGTGATAGCGTCGATCGATGCAGCAAAGGACTTAGGCGCCAATCATGTATCGCTTTACTCACTTATACTTGAGGAAGGAACTAAGCTTACTAGCTTAGTAGACAGTGGCGTATATAGAGTGAACGACCAAGTGACAGATAGGCTCATATATAGAAAGGCAGTAAGTCACCTTAAGGAGCTTGGATATAAGCAATACGAGATATCAAACTTTGCAAAGGATGGCTATTACTCAAGGCACAATTACAAATACTGGTCCATGGATGAGTACCTAGGACTTGGCATGGCGGCTCACTCACTTATTAAGGACAAAAGATTTTTTAATTTGGATACATTTAACGAGTACTTTGACGATGTGAAGAAAAATATTTATCACGACGAAGAAGACTTAAGTAAAAAAGATAAGATAAGTGAGTATATAATTTTTAAGCTAAGGACTAACGAAGGTATAATCATAAATGAAATCAATAAAAAATACGATATAGACTTTGAAGATATATATAAGGAAGAATTAACTAAGGCAATGAACGAAAAGCTACTTAAAAAAGATGGCGGAAGATACTTTTACACAGAGCTTGGTAGGGACCTTGCAAACCAAGTGGAAATACTTTTTGTATAA
- the dnaK gene encoding molecular chaperone DnaK produces the protein MGKIIGIDLGTTNSCVSVMEGGEAIIIPNVEGNRTTPSVVAFTKDGERLVGETAKRQAITNPDRTISSIKREMGSNYKIDIDGKDYTPQDISAMILQKLKSDAESYLGEKVTEAVITVPAYFTDAQRQATKDAGKIAGLEVKRIINEPTAAALAYGMDKEHGQHKIMVYDLGGGTFDVSILEVGDGVFEVLATRGNNKLGGDDFDQRIINYIADNFKKENGVDLTQDKMSLQRLKEAAEKAKKELSTTMTTNINLPFISATAAGPLHLNMDLTRAKFNELTHDLVEKTTEPVRMAIKDAGIDAKDIDKVLLVGGSTRIPAVQEAVKQIIGKDPQKDINPDECVAIGASIQGGVLTGEVKDLLLLDVTPLSLGLETLGGVTTRLIERNTTIPTRKSQIFTTASDSQTSVDIHVLQGEREMAADNTTLGRFQLEGIAPAPRGIPQIEVTFDIDANGIVNVSAKDLGTGKEQKITITASSNLSKEDIDKKVKEAEEFAQQDKKKKENIEVKNNADQMIYQTEKLMKDLEGKISDDEKKDIEAKLADLKKASEGSDYDDMKKKTEDLTQAFYKVSEKLYKQNAQAGAAGPQAGAQGSEEHKGDDDVVDGDYEVVDEDK, from the coding sequence ATGGGAAAAATAATTGGTATTGACTTAGGTACAACAAACTCTTGTGTATCAGTAATGGAAGGTGGAGAAGCTATAATCATTCCTAACGTAGAAGGTAACAGAACTACTCCATCAGTTGTTGCATTCACAAAAGACGGAGAAAGATTAGTAGGAGAAACAGCTAAAAGACAAGCTATAACAAATCCAGACAGAACTATATCATCAATCAAAAGAGAGATGGGTAGTAACTACAAGATTGACATAGACGGAAAAGATTATACACCACAAGATATATCAGCAATGATATTACAAAAATTAAAATCAGACGCAGAAAGCTACTTGGGAGAAAAAGTTACAGAAGCAGTTATCACTGTTCCTGCATACTTTACAGACGCTCAAAGACAAGCTACTAAGGATGCTGGCAAGATCGCAGGTCTTGAAGTAAAGAGAATTATTAACGAGCCAACAGCAGCAGCACTTGCTTATGGCATGGACAAAGAACACGGTCAACACAAGATTATGGTATATGACCTTGGCGGTGGTACATTCGACGTTTCAATACTAGAAGTAGGCGACGGTGTATTTGAAGTACTTGCTACAAGAGGTAATAACAAACTTGGTGGAGATGACTTCGACCAAAGAATTATAAATTATATCGCAGACAACTTTAAAAAGGAAAATGGCGTTGACTTAACTCAAGACAAGATGAGCTTACAAAGATTAAAAGAAGCAGCAGAAAAAGCTAAGAAAGAGCTTTCTACTACAATGACAACAAACATTAACTTGCCATTTATCTCTGCTACAGCAGCTGGTCCACTTCACTTGAACATGGACTTAACAAGAGCTAAGTTCAATGAACTTACTCACGACTTAGTCGAAAAAACAACTGAGCCAGTTAGAATGGCTATCAAAGACGCAGGTATTGATGCAAAAGACATCGACAAAGTATTACTAGTTGGTGGTTCAACAAGAATCCCAGCTGTACAAGAAGCAGTTAAACAAATCATCGGCAAAGATCCACAAAAGGACATCAACCCAGATGAATGTGTTGCTATCGGTGCATCTATACAAGGTGGAGTATTAACAGGTGAAGTAAAAGACTTATTGTTACTAGACGTTACACCACTATCACTTGGACTAGAAACATTAGGTGGAGTTACTACAAGACTTATTGAAAGAAACACAACTATACCTACAAGAAAGTCACAAATATTCACAACAGCATCTGACTCACAAACTTCAGTTGATATACACGTGCTTCAAGGTGAAAGAGAGATGGCAGCTGACAATACAACACTTGGACGCTTCCAACTAGAAGGTATAGCACCAGCACCAAGAGGAATTCCTCAAATCGAAGTAACATTCGATATCGACGCTAACGGTATTGTTAATGTATCAGCTAAGGACTTAGGTACAGGCAAGGAACAAAAGATTACTATCACAGCTTCATCTAACTTATCAAAAGAAGACATAGATAAAAAAGTTAAAGAAGCAGAAGAGTTTGCTCAACAAGATAAGAAGAAAAAAGAAAATATCGAAGTAAAGAACAACGCAGATCAAATGATATATCAAACAGAAAAACTTATGAAGGACCTTGAAGGTAAAATCTCTGACGATGAAAAGAAAGACATCGAAGCAAAACTTGCTGACCTTAAGAAAGCAAGTGAAGGCTCAGACTACGATGATATGAAGAAGAAGACAGAAGATCTAACACAAGCCTTCTACAAAGTTTCTGAAAAGCTATATAAACAAAATGCACAGGCAGGTGCAGCTGGCCCACAAGCAGGTGCACAAGGCTCTGAAGAACATAAAGGCGATGACGATGTAGTTGATGGTGACTATGAAGTTGTTGACGAAGATAAATAA
- the lepA gene encoding translation elongation factor 4 — translation MDQKYIRNFSIIAHIDHGKSTLADRIIEKTGLLTQREMQSQVLDSMDLERERGITIKLKAIRLIYKAKDGHDYIFNLIDTPGHVDFNYEVSRSLKACEGAILVVDATQGVEAQTLSNVYLAIDQDLEILPVINKMDLPSARPEEVKEEIEDIIGLDTSEAPLISAKSGLNIEDVLEDIVKNVPPPNGDKDKPLKALIFDSVYDAYRGVICYIRVFDGVIKKGTKIKMMQTGSTFEVDEVGVNNTSLLKKDTLEAGEVGYFTAQIKNVKDARVGDTITYLDNPTAEPLSGYKKVVPMVYCGIYPAEGEDFNSVREALEKLQVNDASLVFEAENSAALGFGFRCGFLGLLHMEIITERLEREFNLSIITTAPSVIYEVHKKDGSTIFIQNPSNLPDPSEIDYMEEPVVDAEIMTPKDYVGAIMDICQNRRGEFINMEYLDQTRVTLHYKMPLNEVIYDFFDALKSNTKGYASLDYEISGYQRSDLVKVDILINGDLIDAFSLILHESNAYERSRSIVEGLKDVIPRHQFQIPLQAAIGSKIIARETIKALRKDVLAKCYGGDISRKKKLLEKQKEGKKRMRQIGSVELPQEAFLSVLKYKEKK, via the coding sequence ATGGATCAAAAATATATTCGTAATTTTTCAATAATTGCTCACATAGACCACGGTAAATCTACTTTGGCTGACAGAATTATCGAAAAGACTGGACTACTTACTCAAAGAGAGATGCAATCGCAAGTTTTAGATAGCATGGACCTTGAAAGAGAAAGAGGAATAACAATTAAATTAAAGGCTATACGTCTAATATATAAAGCGAAGGATGGTCATGACTATATCTTTAACCTTATAGACACACCGGGCCACGTCGACTTTAACTATGAAGTTAGTAGGTCACTAAAGGCGTGTGAAGGTGCTATACTAGTTGTTGACGCAACTCAAGGTGTTGAAGCGCAAACATTATCAAACGTGTACTTAGCTATAGACCAAGACCTAGAGATACTTCCTGTTATTAATAAGATGGACTTACCGAGTGCAAGACCTGAAGAAGTTAAGGAAGAGATTGAAGATATCATTGGCCTTGATACTAGTGAGGCGCCACTTATTAGTGCAAAGAGCGGACTAAACATTGAAGATGTTTTAGAAGACATAGTAAAGAATGTACCACCACCAAATGGCGATAAGGACAAGCCACTTAAGGCTCTTATCTTTGACTCTGTATACGATGCTTACAGAGGCGTTATCTGCTACATCAGAGTTTTTGATGGCGTGATTAAAAAGGGTACAAAGATCAAGATGATGCAAACGGGATCTACTTTTGAAGTTGATGAAGTTGGTGTAAACAATACATCACTACTAAAGAAGGATACACTTGAAGCGGGAGAAGTAGGTTATTTCACTGCACAAATAAAGAATGTAAAGGACGCTAGAGTAGGTGACACCATCACATATCTTGACAATCCTACTGCTGAGCCACTAAGTGGATATAAGAAGGTAGTACCTATGGTTTACTGCGGTATATATCCAGCAGAGGGCGAGGACTTCAACAGCGTTAGAGAAGCACTTGAAAAGCTACAAGTTAACGATGCCTCACTTGTTTTTGAAGCAGAAAACTCAGCAGCACTAGGCTTTGGTTTTAGATGCGGCTTCCTAGGACTACTTCACATGGAGATAATTACTGAAAGACTAGAAAGAGAATTTAACCTAAGCATAATTACTACTGCTCCATCAGTTATATATGAAGTTCATAAGAAAGATGGCTCAACAATATTTATACAAAACCCATCCAACCTTCCTGATCCAAGCGAGATCGATTACATGGAAGAGCCAGTCGTTGATGCAGAGATTATGACTCCAAAGGATTATGTAGGAGCCATCATGGACATATGCCAAAACAGACGTGGTGAGTTTATAAATATGGAGTATCTTGATCAAACAAGAGTTACACTTCACTACAAGATGCCGTTAAACGAGGTTATATATGACTTCTTCGATGCACTTAAGTCCAACACTAAGGGCTATGCATCGCTTGATTATGAAATTTCAGGTTATCAAAGAAGCGATCTTGTTAAGGTTGACATACTTATCAACGGCGACCTAATCGATGCGTTCAGCTTGATACTACACGAGTCGAATGCTTACGAAAGAAGTAGGTCCATAGTCGAAGGACTAAAGGATGTTATACCAAGACATCAATTCCAAATACCATTGCAAGCAGCCATCGGCTCAAAGATTATAGCCAGAGAAACAATCAAGGCACTTAGAAAAGATGTTCTTGCAAAGTGCTATGGCGGCGACATTTCAAGAAAGAAGAAACTACTTGAAAAGCAAAAAGAAGGTAAGAAGAGGATGCGTCAAATCGGCTCAGTAGAGCTTCCACAAGAAGCTTTCTTATCAGTATTGAAGTACAAGGAAAAGAAATAA
- a CDS encoding HD domain-containing protein — translation MDEIIKRAIEYLDNIFSGNSDGHGADHSLRVYRNASMIRAAYKCNELYVDLGALLHDVDDHKLFNNKHNENARKFLSDNNFDVEAIEDIVEIINSVSFTKNKGAKPKTLEACIVQDADRLDAIGAVGIARTFMYSGRHKRGIEDSLKHFDEKLLLLKDMMNTDQAKRLADQRDKFMKEFLSEINDELNNKQ, via the coding sequence ATGGACGAGATAATTAAAAGAGCAATTGAGTATCTAGATAATATTTTTAGTGGCAACTCAGACGGCCACGGCGCTGATCACAGCCTAAGAGTGTATAGGAACGCTTCTATGATAAGGGCGGCTTATAAATGCAATGAGCTCTACGTAGATTTAGGAGCTCTTCTACATGACGTGGACGATCATAAGCTATTTAATAATAAGCACAATGAAAACGCAAGAAAATTTTTAAGTGATAATAATTTTGATGTCGAGGCGATAGAAGATATTGTAGAGATTATTAACTCAGTTTCATTCACAAAGAACAAGGGTGCTAAACCAAAGACTCTTGAAGCGTGTATAGTGCAAGATGCAGACAGGCTTGACGCGATAGGTGCAGTTGGCATAGCGAGGACCTTTATGTATAGCGGAAGGCATAAGCGTGGCATAGAGGACTCACTAAAACACTTCGACGAGAAGCTTTTACTATTAAAGGATATGATGAATACGGATCAAGCAAAAAGGCTCGCTGATCAAAGAGATAAGTTTATGAAAGAATTTTTATCAGAGATTAATGACGAGCTTAATAATAAACAATAG
- the lepB gene encoding signal peptidase I gives MENNFNNNDNNINDNIDIEAKAASENEVLEAAEALAKAKADDIKSWIVSIVSTVVITLFLVNFVFALTRVEGISMEPTLHTGDRVFEWKLFKYFKEPKRQDIVVIKGEKTNGDHYIKRLIGLPGDVIDIIDGEVFVNGKALDEPYLDRKTSEQNGNHWVVPEGCYFVMGDNREGGNSYDSRSFGPIEKSYLQGKAVFRFWPLNKLKLFR, from the coding sequence ATGGAGAACAATTTTAACAATAATGATAATAATATAAATGATAATATAGATATTGAAGCAAAAGCTGCGAGTGAAAATGAAGTTTTAGAAGCGGCAGAGGCGCTTGCTAAGGCTAAAGCCGATGACATAAAGTCGTGGATAGTCTCTATCGTTTCGACGGTTGTCATAACACTTTTCTTAGTAAACTTTGTCTTTGCTCTAACAAGGGTAGAGGGGATATCGATGGAGCCGACTCTACATACAGGTGACAGGGTCTTTGAGTGGAAGCTCTTTAAGTACTTTAAGGAGCCTAAAAGACAAGATATAGTTGTCATTAAGGGAGAGAAGACAAACGGCGACCACTATATTAAAAGGCTCATTGGTCTACCAGGCGATGTTATCGATATCATCGATGGTGAGGTCTTTGTCAATGGCAAGGCACTTGATGAGCCATACTTAGATAGAAAGACTAGCGAACAAAACGGTAACCACTGGGTTGTGCCAGAAGGATGCTACTTCGTTATGGGTGACAACAGAGAAGGAGGAAACTCTTATGACTCGAGAAGTTTCGGCCCTATAGAGAAGTCATATTTACAAGGTAAGGCCGTGTTTAGATTTTGGCCTTTGAATAAATTAAAATTATTTAGATAG